In Candidatus Poribacteria bacterium, a genomic segment contains:
- a CDS encoding DUF4212 domain-containing protein: MASSPKNKAYWRKNLQYLAILLGIWFITSYLCSVVFVEQLDKIRIGGCPLGFYFAQQASIWIFVELIFVYAWLMNRLEKRYSQSEDGEDAEQI, from the coding sequence ATGGCGTCATCACCGAAGAACAAAGCATATTGGCGAAAAAACCTCCAATATCTTGCTATTTTATTGGGAATTTGGTTTATCACCTCATATCTCTGCTCAGTTGTGTTCGTCGAGCAGCTGGACAAGATCCGTATTGGGGGCTGTCCGCTGGGTTTCTATTTTGCACAACAGGCATCAATCTGGATTTTCGTTGAACTCATCTTCGTTTATGCGTGGTTGATGAATCGTTTAGAGAAGAGATATAGTCAAAGCGAAGACGGGGAGGACGCAGAACAAATATGA
- a CDS encoding SIS domain-containing protein: MLHSVRDALLEARDVLDRFIRNPENIATLAETAELIRDVFEREGRVFTCGNGGSLCDAIHFAEECTGKFRKDRKPLSAIALGDAGHITCTANDFGFAEIFARPLLALGHPGDLLIVLSTSGNSENVVRAAVAAKSRGMKVFGLLGKNGGSLKQHCDSYLIAPGDTADRIQEIHIKVLHILIEQVERLMFPMNY; encoded by the coding sequence ATTTTGCATAGCGTCCGCGATGCTTTGTTAGAAGCGCGAGATGTGCTTGATAGGTTTATCCGAAACCCTGAGAATATCGCGACCCTCGCGGAAACCGCAGAATTAATCCGAGATGTATTTGAACGGGAAGGTCGAGTCTTTACCTGTGGAAATGGTGGGAGCTTGTGCGATGCGATCCATTTTGCTGAGGAATGCACAGGTAAGTTTCGGAAAGATAGGAAACCACTCTCCGCGATTGCGCTCGGGGATGCGGGACATATCACTTGTACGGCGAACGATTTCGGATTCGCGGAGATTTTCGCGCGCCCGCTGTTAGCACTCGGACATCCTGGTGATCTGCTTATCGTCCTCTCAACGAGCGGAAATTCTGAAAATGTCGTCCGTGCAGCCGTGGCAGCAAAGTCTCGTGGGATGAAAGTGTTTGGGTTATTGGGTAAAAATGGTGGAAGTCTCAAGCAGCATTGCGATAGTTATCTAATTGCGCCAGGGGACACCGCAGATCGCATTCAGGAAATCCATATTAAGGTCCTCCACATTCTCATTGAACAGGTCGAACGGTTAATGTTTCCGATGAATTACTGA
- a CDS encoding iron ABC transporter permease, translated as MRRRYDFTPSITLIFGLTVLFFTVFLIYPLLYVFKEAFWIENTFNLTYFKLMVTDPNIRELVINSFKIGVMVTLVTSIISLPLAYFLTRYRYPGRDMLRSVILIPMIMPPFVGAIGMKYFFGLYGSVNMLLERLNLMDLAEPIDWFGGGFWGVVMLSTLHLYPIMYLNIVAALANVDPSLEEAAENMGASRFQVFRQITLPLMMPGYFAGAILVFIWAFTDLGTPLIFEYRNVVSVRIFNQVTEANTNPMGYALVVLIVVLTALAFYVSKRWTGSKHYEMLGRGHVTSRETDTNWGMRSVIYLFIGGLTFMALLPHISVILVSLTPDASQWRMSVLPQSWTLTHYVETFTHSDTLPSILNSLKYSVFSTLLALLVGIVVSYLLTRKRLPFQNLLDAIAMLPLALPGVAIAFGYMGSFADTTLLLRYFPDGLVSVIDPRRNPTFLLIISYAVRRLPYMLRSIYAGLQQTSVSYEEASQNMGATPVRTLYKITLPLVIANILAGAILVFSFSMLEVSDSLILAMKDQHYPITKAIWSLSQRPDHGPYTASALGVVGMLILIACLLGAGRVLGGKLGEIFRI; from the coding sequence ATTAGACGACGATACGATTTCACGCCATCCATCACGCTGATTTTCGGGTTAACGGTCCTCTTCTTTACCGTCTTTCTCATATATCCACTCCTCTATGTTTTCAAGGAAGCCTTCTGGATTGAAAACACATTCAATCTCACATATTTCAAATTGATGGTGACCGACCCGAATATACGGGAACTCGTTATTAATAGTTTCAAAATCGGTGTCATGGTGACGCTGGTAACGAGCATCATCAGCCTTCCGCTGGCGTATTTTTTGACACGATACCGGTATCCCGGGCGTGACATGCTCCGTTCTGTCATCCTGATTCCGATGATTATGCCGCCTTTCGTCGGCGCGATCGGGATGAAATATTTTTTCGGGTTATATGGCAGTGTGAACATGCTTCTTGAGAGACTCAATCTGATGGATCTGGCGGAACCTATTGACTGGTTCGGTGGTGGGTTCTGGGGTGTGGTGATGTTATCAACATTGCACTTATATCCGATCATGTATCTTAACATCGTCGCTGCACTCGCGAATGTCGATCCGAGTTTAGAGGAAGCCGCAGAAAATATGGGGGCATCGCGTTTTCAGGTCTTCCGTCAGATAACGTTGCCGTTGATGATGCCGGGTTATTTCGCCGGTGCCATCCTCGTCTTTATCTGGGCGTTTACCGACCTCGGCACACCCCTGATTTTTGAGTACCGTAACGTCGTTTCAGTGCGAATTTTCAACCAAGTGACGGAGGCGAACACCAATCCGATGGGGTACGCCCTTGTTGTGCTTATAGTTGTACTGACAGCACTTGCCTTTTATGTTTCAAAGAGATGGACGGGTAGTAAGCACTATGAGATGCTCGGTAGGGGACACGTGACTTCACGTGAAACCGATACGAATTGGGGCATGCGTAGTGTCATCTACCTCTTTATTGGTGGATTAACGTTTATGGCGTTGCTGCCACACATCAGCGTAATCCTTGTTTCCTTGACACCGGATGCCAGTCAGTGGCGAATGAGTGTGCTGCCACAATCATGGACGTTGACGCACTATGTTGAAACCTTCACGCATTCCGATACGCTACCGAGTATCCTTAACAGCCTAAAATACAGCGTTTTCAGCACATTATTGGCACTCCTTGTCGGCATCGTGGTGTCATATCTGTTGACACGCAAGCGTCTGCCGTTCCAGAATCTGTTGGATGCCATCGCTATGCTACCGCTGGCATTACCCGGAGTTGCAATAGCGTTCGGGTATATGGGTAGCTTCGCGGATACGACGCTGCTCCTGCGGTATTTCCCCGATGGACTGGTTTCTGTTATAGATCCGAGACGGAACCCGACCTTCCTTCTGATTATCAGTTATGCGGTGCGGCGGTTACCGTATATGTTACGCTCCATCTACGCCGGACTCCAACAGACAAGTGTGTCATACGAAGAAGCGTCCCAAAATATGGGGGCAACGCCTGTTCGGACGTTGTATAAAATCACCTTGCCCTTGGTGATTGCGAACATCCTTGCGGGTGCGATTCTCGTGTTCTCATTCTCTATGCTTGAAGTCAGTGATAGCTTGATATTGGCAATGAAAGATCAGCATTATCCAATTACAAAAGCGATTTGGTCACTCTCCCAACGTCCAGACCACGGTCCATATACGGCGAGTGCATTGGGTGTAGTGGGGATGTTAATTCTAATCGCATGTCTACTCGGCGCGGGTCGCGTGCTCGGTGGAAAGTTAGGAGAAATTTTCCGAATTTAG
- a CDS encoding formylglycine-generating enzyme family protein: protein MTKHHKDLKTSLKRILERYCLIMLVGGLFLTISGCERDDITPPAETTTLLPEKKIPLPEEKTTPPAEEKIPLPKGMVLIPAGEFQIGSNDAEADDDEQPVRTVYVDAFYMDKTEVTNAQFKEFVLENPRWQKNRIDGRFHNGRYLWDWDGNNYPKGRGKHPVDSVSWYAAMAYSKWAEKRLPTEAEWERAARGGLVDKKYPHGNTITPRDANYGNNVTDTTAVGRYPANGYGLRDMAGNVREWCLDAYHRGFYSTFPQEGVARNPLAGANTIQWILDNFTDVNVDVSRVLRGGHWFDTARLPRVADRNDSKPKSAFHVIGFRCVRSVTGPP, encoded by the coding sequence ATGACAAAACACCATAAAGACTTGAAAACGTCCTTAAAGCGTATTTTGGAAAGGTATTGCCTTATTATGCTCGTCGGGGGACTCTTCCTCACTATCAGCGGTTGCGAACGAGATGACATAACGCCGCCAGCGGAAACAACAACACTGCTACCAGAGAAAAAAATACCGCTCCCCGAGGAAAAAACAACGCCACCAGCAGAGGAAAAAATACCACTCCCTAAAGGCATGGTACTCATTCCCGCGGGTGAGTTTCAGATAGGCAGCAACGATGCGGAGGCAGATGACGATGAGCAGCCGGTGCGCACCGTCTATGTAGATGCGTTTTATATGGATAAGACGGAAGTGACGAACGCACAATTCAAAGAATTTGTGCTTGAAAACCCGCGTTGGCAGAAGAATAGGATTGACGGAAGATTTCACAATGGGCGTTATCTCTGGGACTGGGACGGGAATAACTACCCAAAAGGTAGAGGCAAACATCCGGTTGATAGTGTGAGTTGGTATGCGGCGATGGCATACTCGAAGTGGGCAGAAAAGCGTCTGCCGACAGAGGCGGAATGGGAACGCGCCGCGCGCGGGGGCTTAGTCGATAAGAAGTATCCGCATGGGAACACGATAACGCCGCGGGATGCGAACTACGGCAACAACGTTACAGATACCACCGCCGTAGGTAGGTATCCTGCGAACGGGTATGGATTACGTGATATGGCGGGTAACGTGAGAGAATGGTGTTTAGATGCATACCATCGTGGATTCTATTCTACATTTCCACAGGAGGGTGTTGCGCGCAATCCGTTGGCGGGAGCGAACACGATTCAGTGGATATTGGATAACTTCACAGATGTTAATGTTGATGTTTCCCGCGTCCTGCGCGGTGGTCACTGGTTCGATACAGCTCGACTCCCGCGTGTCGCCGATCGGAACGATTCCAAACCAAAGAGCGCGTTCCACGTCATCGGTTTTCGTTGTGTGAGGTCTGTAACTGGACCCCCTTAA